In Rhodoligotrophos defluvii, a genomic segment contains:
- a CDS encoding SDR family NAD(P)-dependent oxidoreductase, with translation MAGHDACRDGALTLTARRVLVTGGAWGLGLAIARLAQACGAEVAIMDLDGHAAEAAACSIGGGVISLAGDVSQEADCENAISTVIERLGGLDVLVNSAGIAEPVRRTTDQSLADWRRVIDVNLQGSFLMARTAARAMTVGRRGGAIVNVASVAGLLAMRASNAYGVSKAAVVMLTQTLAADLASRGIRVNAVAPGIIETRMAVAMFAETGLPAAAFQRRIPMARLGQPEEVARAAVFLASDWASYITGVVLPVDGGWCAFGGAGDASRAVGSQTGEASSE, from the coding sequence ATGGCCGGACACGATGCGTGCCGGGACGGCGCCCTCACGCTCACCGCACGCAGGGTGCTGGTGACCGGCGGCGCCTGGGGCCTCGGGCTGGCCATCGCCCGGCTGGCGCAAGCCTGTGGCGCCGAAGTGGCGATCATGGATCTCGATGGGCATGCGGCTGAGGCCGCGGCGTGCTCGATCGGCGGCGGTGTCATTTCGCTCGCGGGCGACGTCTCGCAGGAAGCAGACTGCGAAAACGCGATCTCCACCGTCATCGAGCGCCTCGGCGGACTCGACGTGCTGGTGAACAGCGCGGGCATCGCCGAGCCGGTGCGGCGGACCACCGACCAGAGCCTCGCCGACTGGCGGCGCGTCATCGACGTGAACCTGCAGGGCAGCTTTCTGATGGCCCGCACTGCGGCACGGGCCATGACAGTCGGGCGGCGCGGCGGAGCGATCGTCAATGTCGCCTCGGTAGCCGGGCTCCTGGCCATGCGGGCGTCCAACGCCTATGGGGTGTCCAAGGCGGCGGTGGTCATGCTGACCCAGACCTTGGCTGCCGACCTCGCTTCGCGCGGCATCAGGGTGAACGCGGTTGCGCCCGGCATCATCGAGACCCGCATGGCCGTGGCCATGTTCGCCGAGACGGGCCTGCCGGCCGCAGCGTTTCAGCGCCGCATTCCGATGGCGCGGCTCGGCCAGCCGGAAGAGGTTGCCCGGGCGGCGGTGTTCTTGGCATCCGACTGGGCAAGCTATATTACAGGGGTCGTGCTGCCTGTGGATGGCGGTTGGTGCGCTTTCGGCGGCGCGGGCGACGCATCCAGGGCTGTCGGGTCGCAAACAGGCGAGGCCTCGAGCGAATAG
- a CDS encoding ABC transporter substrate-binding protein — translation MKRILAALCAAALFAGGTMAPLRAEEGAVKIGVLTDLSGFLSSSLGEGSIDGARMAIEDFGGEVLGQKIELVSADHVNKPDVGLGIARKWYDEGVDVIADIGNSAVGLGVQELAREKKKLVLFAGASSSAFTGKACSPYGTQWSHDTYMFSSVLPKRLTKAGDDTWFLVVADFAFGHAMQADVTKAVEQAGGKVVGTVRHPPGTTDFSSFLFQAQGSGAKAVALMNAITDTTNSIKQWQEFQLGGQQKLIPLVLLVNDVKALGLDAAQGVIFPTVFYWDLDDKTRAWAERFYKRNGFMPAEAHAGTYSAVLHYLKAVKAAGTKDPDKVSAMMKAMPVNDFYSDNVEIREDGRVMRKSYIAEAKSPAESKGPWDLYKILETVPAEESWRPLAESDCPLVKH, via the coding sequence ATGAAGCGGATTTTGGCTGCGCTTTGCGCGGCGGCACTGTTTGCGGGCGGGACGATGGCACCGCTCCGGGCGGAGGAAGGTGCCGTCAAGATCGGCGTGCTCACCGATCTGAGCGGCTTCCTCTCCAGCTCCCTTGGCGAGGGGTCCATCGACGGTGCGCGCATGGCGATCGAGGACTTCGGCGGCGAAGTGCTCGGGCAGAAGATCGAGCTCGTCTCCGCCGATCACGTCAACAAGCCGGATGTGGGCCTGGGCATCGCGCGCAAATGGTACGACGAGGGCGTCGACGTCATCGCCGATATCGGCAATTCGGCCGTCGGCTTGGGCGTGCAGGAACTCGCCCGCGAGAAGAAGAAGCTGGTGCTTTTCGCCGGCGCGTCCAGCTCGGCCTTCACCGGCAAGGCCTGCTCGCCCTATGGCACCCAATGGAGCCACGACACCTACATGTTCTCCAGCGTGCTGCCGAAACGGCTGACCAAGGCCGGCGACGACACCTGGTTCCTGGTGGTGGCCGACTTCGCCTTCGGCCATGCCATGCAGGCCGATGTCACCAAGGCGGTCGAGCAAGCGGGCGGCAAGGTGGTCGGCACCGTGCGCCATCCGCCCGGCACGACCGACTTCTCCTCCTTCCTGTTCCAGGCCCAGGGCTCGGGCGCCAAGGCGGTGGCGCTGATGAACGCCATCACCGACACCACCAACTCCATCAAGCAGTGGCAGGAGTTCCAGCTGGGCGGCCAGCAGAAACTGATCCCGCTCGTTCTGCTGGTGAACGACGTGAAGGCGCTGGGATTGGACGCGGCGCAGGGAGTGATCTTCCCGACCGTGTTCTACTGGGATCTGGACGACAAAACCCGGGCCTGGGCCGAACGCTTCTACAAGCGCAACGGCTTCATGCCGGCCGAGGCGCACGCGGGCACCTACAGCGCCGTGCTCCACTACCTCAAAGCGGTGAAAGCCGCGGGGACCAAGGATCCCGACAAGGTGAGCGCCATGATGAAGGCAATGCCGGTCAACGACTTCTATTCGGATAACGTCGAGATCCGCGAAGATGGCCGCGTGATGCGCAAATCCTACATCGCCGAAGCGAAATCGCCGGCCGAATCCAAAGGCCCGTGGGACCTGTACAAGATCCTCGAGACGGTGCCGGCGGAAGAGAGCTGGCGACCGCTGGCGGAGTCCGACTGTCCGCTGGTCAAGCATTGA
- a CDS encoding acyl-CoA dehydrogenase family protein: MSLPRALFSDEHRMFRESVQAFLEREIKPHYSAWEERGWVDREAWLAAGRAGFLCMTVPEAYGGAGADFLYSAILIEEQWRAGCPAPGYYTHSDIVAPYIANYAGEPLKQRWLPPMASGEVIAAIAMTEPEAGSDLKALRTTAVKDGEDYLINGGKTFISNGWLADMVVVAAKTDPASGAKGISLFVVETGRPGFHKGRRLEKLGQKAQDTAELFFENVRVPAGNMIGEPNRGFAYLMNQLAQERLAVAIAALGGAKGAYSGTLDYVRSRNAFGRPVAEFQNTQFQLATCKTEIAVGEAFVDRCLELLVQGELPADSAAMAKLWLTDMQARVVDTCLQLHGGYGYMLEYPVARAYADARAQRIYAGTNEIMKLLIARNL; this comes from the coding sequence GTGTCTTTACCCCGCGCGCTTTTCTCGGACGAGCACCGCATGTTCCGCGAGTCGGTCCAGGCCTTCCTCGAAAGGGAGATCAAGCCGCACTATTCCGCCTGGGAGGAGCGCGGCTGGGTCGATCGGGAAGCCTGGCTGGCCGCCGGCCGCGCCGGCTTCCTCTGCATGACGGTGCCGGAAGCCTATGGCGGCGCGGGTGCGGATTTTCTCTATTCCGCCATCCTCATCGAGGAGCAGTGGCGCGCGGGCTGCCCGGCGCCCGGCTACTACACCCATTCCGACATTGTGGCGCCCTACATCGCCAATTATGCGGGCGAGCCGCTCAAGCAGCGCTGGCTGCCGCCCATGGCGAGCGGAGAGGTGATCGCCGCCATTGCCATGACCGAGCCCGAGGCGGGCAGCGATCTCAAGGCCCTGCGCACCACGGCCGTGAAGGACGGGGAGGATTACCTCATCAATGGCGGCAAGACCTTCATCTCCAACGGCTGGCTCGCCGACATGGTCGTGGTCGCCGCCAAGACCGACCCGGCCAGCGGAGCAAAGGGCATCAGCCTGTTCGTGGTGGAAACGGGCCGGCCAGGCTTCCACAAGGGGAGGCGGCTGGAGAAGCTGGGCCAGAAGGCGCAGGACACCGCCGAGCTGTTCTTCGAGAATGTCCGCGTTCCCGCCGGCAACATGATCGGCGAGCCGAACCGGGGCTTTGCCTATCTCATGAACCAGCTCGCCCAGGAACGTCTTGCCGTGGCGATCGCCGCCTTGGGCGGGGCCAAGGGCGCCTATTCCGGCACCCTCGATTACGTGCGCAGCCGCAACGCGTTTGGCCGGCCGGTCGCCGAGTTCCAGAATACCCAGTTCCAACTCGCTACCTGCAAGACCGAGATCGCCGTCGGCGAGGCCTTCGTCGACCGCTGCCTCGAGCTGCTTGTGCAGGGCGAGCTTCCGGCCGACAGCGCTGCCATGGCCAAGCTGTGGCTGACGGACATGCAGGCCCGCGTCGTCGACACCTGCCTGCAACTGCATGGCGGTTACGGCTACATGCTCGAATATCCCGTCGCCCGCGCCTATGCCGATGCCCGCGCTCAGCGCATCTATGCGGGCACCAACGAGATCATGAAGCTGCTGATCGCGCGAAATCTCTGA
- the msrA gene encoding peptide-methionine (S)-S-oxide reductase MsrA — protein MLKSRKSLDIPSASEALPGRATPLPTATHHFVNGEPLKGPFPEGAKQALFGMGCFWGAERLFWTIPGVIVTAVGYSGGHTPNPTYEETCTGMTGHAEVVLVVYDPKRVSYEQLLKTFWENHDPTQGMRQGNDVGTTYRSAIYTFDDQQKAAAERTRDQFQQALRQRDYGPITTEIAPAGPFYYAEDYHQQYLAKNPFGYCGLAGTGASCPVGVA, from the coding sequence ATGCTCAAAAGCCGCAAATCGCTAGACATCCCCTCGGCCAGCGAGGCCTTGCCCGGCCGTGCAACACCTCTGCCGACGGCAACCCACCACTTCGTCAACGGCGAGCCCCTGAAGGGGCCGTTCCCGGAAGGCGCCAAACAGGCCCTGTTCGGCATGGGCTGCTTCTGGGGTGCGGAGCGCCTGTTCTGGACCATCCCCGGCGTGATCGTCACCGCCGTGGGCTATTCCGGCGGCCACACGCCGAACCCCACCTATGAGGAGACCTGCACGGGCATGACCGGGCATGCGGAAGTGGTGCTCGTCGTCTATGACCCGAAGCGGGTGTCCTACGAGCAGTTGCTGAAGACATTCTGGGAGAACCACGACCCCACCCAAGGCATGCGCCAGGGCAACGACGTGGGCACCACCTATCGCTCGGCCATCTATACCTTCGATGACCAGCAGAAGGCGGCTGCCGAACGCACCCGCGACCAGTTCCAGCAGGCGCTGCGCCAGCGGGACTATGGCCCGATCACCACCGAGATCGCGCCCGCCGGCCCGTTCTACTATGCCGAAGACTATCACCAGCAATACCTGGCGAAGAACCCCTTCGGCTATTGCGGCCTGGCGGGGACCGGCGCCTCGTGCCCGGTCGGCGTGGCTTGA
- a CDS encoding TetR/AcrR family transcriptional regulator, with amino-acid sequence MRKRTRAEQVAENRKALLQAAAEVIGEYGYAEASITRITERAGLGQGTFYRHFESRQELFDILLPAKGIEVLDYLQEKVRGAKSLIEMEQRGFIAFFEYANENPWFFRLLHEAQVSAPAAYEAHINNIMVRFRRALRRSWEKGELAAYDESELDTLAYLLISARDYVYSQYVARSGGPITEVLPKVAETYRKFLLYGLGNPLQERGAPEPSRASVAPSAD; translated from the coding sequence GTGCGGAAGCGCACGCGCGCCGAGCAAGTGGCGGAGAACCGCAAGGCCCTGCTGCAGGCCGCGGCCGAGGTGATCGGCGAATACGGCTATGCGGAAGCCTCCATCACCAGGATCACCGAGCGGGCGGGCCTGGGTCAGGGCACGTTCTACCGGCATTTCGAAAGCCGGCAGGAACTGTTCGACATTCTGCTGCCGGCCAAGGGCATCGAGGTGCTCGACTATCTTCAGGAGAAGGTGCGCGGCGCCAAGAGCCTGATCGAAATGGAGCAGCGCGGCTTCATCGCCTTCTTCGAATATGCCAACGAAAACCCGTGGTTCTTCCGGCTGCTGCATGAAGCGCAGGTGAGCGCCCCGGCCGCCTATGAAGCGCATATCAACAACATCATGGTGCGCTTCCGCCGGGCGCTGCGGCGGAGCTGGGAGAAGGGCGAGCTTGCGGCCTATGACGAGAGCGAGCTCGACACGCTTGCCTATCTGCTCATATCAGCGCGCGACTACGTCTATTCCCAATACGTGGCCCGCAGCGGCGGCCCCATCACCGAGGTTCTGCCGAAGGTCGCCGAAACCTATCGCAAGTTCCTGCTGTACGGCCTCGGCAATCCGCTCCAGGAACGGGGTGCACCGGAACCATCTCGTGCATCGGTCGCCCCGAGCGCCGATTGA
- a CDS encoding DUF3429 domain-containing protein — protein sequence MPLPLDDPRPARGPTVSALIGTAFAAPFAAAAVAVWLTGEPQTIGRVLVLVLVYGAATLAFAAGMRGGAAFGPYSRRRIARQLSLSFLPALAAVVILLLPPIPAVALLIGAFVLQAMWDVGTLQRGTLPKPFSVSRLMLAAISIVSLLAILARLMLTVG from the coding sequence GTGCCACTGCCACTCGACGATCCTCGGCCAGCGCGCGGACCGACCGTTTCCGCGCTCATCGGGACTGCTTTCGCCGCACCCTTCGCCGCCGCCGCTGTGGCCGTCTGGCTGACCGGCGAGCCGCAGACGATCGGGCGCGTGCTGGTGCTGGTGCTGGTCTATGGCGCCGCCACGCTCGCCTTCGCCGCCGGCATGCGCGGCGGGGCAGCGTTTGGTCCTTATTCGCGCAGGCGGATCGCCCGGCAGCTCTCCCTTTCTTTCCTGCCTGCCCTCGCTGCGGTCGTTATCCTGCTTTTGCCGCCGATTCCAGCGGTTGCCCTGCTGATCGGCGCGTTCGTCCTGCAGGCGATGTGGGATGTGGGCACCCTCCAGCGCGGCACGCTGCCCAAGCCCTTCAGCGTCTCGCGCCTGATGCTTGCAGCCATCAGCATCGTGAGCCTGCTCGCCATTCTCGCCCGCCTGATGCTGACCGTCGGCTAA
- a CDS encoding Atu4866 domain-containing protein — protein sequence MARQTNLPAERQAHPYVGMWVTADRHVRHNLLPNGRYDEARGNRESAYQGRYEVRGDEIFYWDDTGFTADGTFIGGVLHHGGMILYRAN from the coding sequence ATGGCCCGTCAGACGAACCTGCCCGCCGAGCGGCAAGCGCACCCCTATGTCGGCATGTGGGTGACCGCCGACCGCCACGTGCGCCACAACCTGCTCCCCAACGGCCGCTATGACGAGGCGCGAGGTAACCGCGAGAGCGCCTATCAGGGCCGCTACGAGGTGCGCGGCGACGAGATCTTCTACTGGGACGATACCGGGTTCACCGCCGATGGGACTTTCATCGGTGGCGTGCTACATCACGGCGGGATGATCCTGTATCGCGCGAACTGA
- a CDS encoding glycoside hydrolase family 15 protein, with amino-acid sequence MMTLPEPISADRDALVSWMETACRFAVGEMLNSISATGITKERPGFGQTIVPKAGSVLASPVLASYDPDPDYFFHWLRDSAIVMDALRVLIADGVLPRQHLQHFAAFVDFSLALGQLDGRALPRERIEASTAPDDRKFLRPAEELAQLHGDRVLGDVRFNPDGTLDITRWERPQNDGPALRALTLLRYRPLLGAEHTALHQKLLDLLRTDLDYTCRHWRSPSVDFWEEEANDHYATRVVQLAALEDGTSAMQEIGAVALAQGCRTAASELRKALTDHWSPQHGFYLSRLEMRTEHSRRKARDIATILAVLHAERHTGPHSVLDPKVQATLVCLEDLFAAEYPINHGRNDRGPAMGRYLGDVYYSGGAYYFSTLAAAEFYYRLSAAVRAGRALAITPENRTFIARCLGGAASGAPLAEALLARGDQFMATVRDYTPASLELSEQFDQTTGVQTSAKRLTWSYAALITAVAARRRAQPDDHGQG; translated from the coding sequence ATGATGACCCTGCCGGAGCCGATCTCTGCCGATCGGGATGCGCTTGTCTCGTGGATGGAGACCGCCTGCCGGTTTGCGGTGGGGGAGATGCTGAACAGCATCTCGGCGACCGGTATCACGAAGGAGCGGCCCGGCTTCGGCCAGACCATCGTACCGAAGGCGGGCTCGGTGCTGGCCTCTCCTGTGCTCGCCTCATATGATCCGGATCCTGACTATTTCTTCCATTGGCTGCGGGATTCGGCCATCGTGATGGATGCGCTGCGGGTGCTCATTGCCGATGGCGTCCTGCCGCGGCAACATCTGCAGCACTTCGCTGCCTTCGTTGATTTTAGCCTGGCCCTCGGCCAGCTGGATGGACGCGCGCTACCGCGCGAGCGCATCGAGGCAAGCACCGCGCCCGATGACCGCAAGTTCCTGCGCCCAGCCGAAGAGCTGGCGCAACTCCATGGCGACCGGGTGCTCGGGGACGTGCGCTTCAATCCCGACGGCACGCTGGACATCACCCGCTGGGAACGGCCGCAGAACGACGGCCCCGCGCTGCGTGCCCTCACGCTGCTGCGCTACCGGCCCCTCCTCGGGGCCGAGCACACAGCTCTACATCAAAAGCTGCTGGACCTGCTGCGGACGGATCTCGACTACACCTGCCGGCATTGGCGCTCACCTTCGGTGGACTTCTGGGAGGAGGAGGCCAATGACCATTACGCTACACGCGTCGTCCAGCTCGCCGCACTGGAGGATGGGACCTCGGCCATGCAAGAGATCGGCGCCGTCGCCCTTGCCCAGGGGTGCCGCACCGCGGCGAGCGAATTGAGGAAAGCCCTTACCGACCATTGGTCGCCGCAGCACGGCTTCTATCTCAGCAGGCTGGAAATGAGGACCGAGCATAGCCGCCGCAAAGCGCGCGACATCGCCACCATTCTCGCGGTTCTCCACGCCGAACGCCATACGGGGCCGCACAGTGTGCTCGACCCAAAGGTGCAGGCGACGCTTGTTTGCCTCGAAGACCTGTTCGCGGCGGAATACCCGATCAATCATGGCCGCAACGACCGCGGTCCGGCTATGGGCCGCTACCTTGGCGACGTCTATTACAGCGGCGGCGCCTATTATTTCTCCACCCTCGCCGCGGCTGAATTCTATTACCGCCTGTCAGCCGCCGTGCGCGCCGGGAGGGCCCTCGCGATCACACCGGAGAACCGCACCTTTATCGCGCGGTGCCTCGGCGGCGCGGCGTCAGGCGCGCCTTTGGCCGAGGCACTGCTTGCGCGCGGCGACCAGTTCATGGCGACCGTGCGGGACTATACGCCAGCCTCGCTCGAATTGTCGGAGCAATTCGATCAGACAACCGGCGTGCAGACATCGGCGAAACGGCTGACCTGGAGCTATGCGGCGCTGATCACCGCGGTGGCCGCTCGCCGACGTGCTCAGCCCGACGACCACGGCCAGGGCTGA
- a CDS encoding class I adenylate-forming enzyme family protein gives MVWGNMPDGLFARTTVEMLEKHAERQPDRQALVARSCSRGEIRLTYAALKREVDRLADGLRRLGVAPKDRVAILMDNQAGCEAMVSMLAIHRLCGVFVPLNARYAPDEIAYVLDKAECSTVIAAGDQLDKLARVRPRLSALKHVVALSGGAPGTTAYGEVFAAGEPAAAGWPEVTADDMCDILFTSGTTAHPKGAVMTHGRAAVSAQIFVETLRLRPNDIVQSFFPCFVTAGPRCVVLPAWWAGASAVMDPAMELEDVLARIRRERTTMYYAVPSFYIFLLETFDRGRHDIASIRQFTYGGAAMSREIIERLAQVFPGIDLMQTYGATEMGPSGTVLNPDHALTKLGSIGQPMPRVAVRLLNDEGQDVAVGETGEIAIKAPCVMREYYKEPENTAAAFRGEWFLSGDLGRMDEDGFYYHVDRKKDMIIRGGHNIGSMEIESVLFQHPAVAEAAAVAVPHPKLGEDIQVFVVCRSGMGPSAEELMAFCRERLADYKVPRRISFIAEMPRNPMGKILKTRLREMARDMM, from the coding sequence ATGGTCTGGGGAAACATGCCCGACGGGCTCTTTGCGCGGACGACCGTGGAAATGCTGGAGAAACACGCCGAGCGCCAGCCGGATCGGCAGGCCCTGGTCGCCCGATCGTGCTCGCGCGGCGAGATCCGCCTCACCTATGCCGCACTGAAGCGGGAGGTTGACCGGTTGGCTGACGGTTTGCGGCGCCTCGGTGTTGCGCCCAAGGACCGGGTGGCCATTCTCATGGACAACCAGGCCGGCTGCGAGGCCATGGTCAGCATGCTCGCCATCCATCGGCTGTGCGGCGTGTTCGTGCCGTTGAACGCACGCTATGCCCCGGACGAGATCGCCTATGTGCTGGACAAGGCGGAATGCAGCACCGTGATCGCGGCAGGCGACCAGCTGGACAAGCTGGCCCGGGTGCGGCCGCGTCTCTCCGCACTCAAGCACGTGGTTGCGCTCTCGGGCGGCGCGCCGGGCACCACGGCCTATGGGGAGGTGTTCGCGGCGGGTGAGCCCGCGGCGGCCGGCTGGCCCGAGGTCACGGCGGATGACATGTGCGATATCCTGTTCACTTCCGGCACCACGGCCCATCCCAAGGGTGCGGTGATGACCCACGGGCGCGCAGCTGTTTCCGCCCAGATCTTCGTGGAAACGCTACGGCTGCGGCCAAACGACATCGTGCAGAGCTTCTTCCCCTGCTTCGTTACGGCCGGTCCGCGCTGCGTGGTGCTGCCGGCCTGGTGGGCGGGCGCATCCGCCGTGATGGATCCGGCGATGGAGCTCGAGGACGTGCTGGCACGCATCCGCCGCGAGCGCACCACGATGTATTACGCGGTGCCGTCCTTCTACATCTTCCTGCTGGAGACGTTCGATCGCGGCAGGCACGACATCGCCAGCATCCGCCAGTTCACTTATGGCGGTGCAGCGATGTCGCGGGAAATCATCGAGCGGCTGGCGCAAGTCTTTCCCGGGATCGACCTGATGCAGACTTATGGCGCGACCGAGATGGGACCGTCGGGCACGGTGCTGAACCCGGACCATGCGCTGACGAAGCTCGGCTCGATCGGGCAGCCGATGCCGCGTGTGGCGGTGCGGCTGCTGAACGACGAGGGGCAGGATGTCGCCGTCGGCGAAACCGGCGAGATCGCCATCAAGGCGCCCTGCGTCATGCGCGAATATTACAAGGAGCCGGAAAACACCGCCGCAGCCTTCCGCGGCGAATGGTTCCTCAGCGGCGACCTCGGGCGCATGGACGAAGACGGGTTCTACTATCACGTGGACCGCAAGAAGGACATGATCATCCGCGGCGGCCACAATATCGGCTCGATGGAGATCGAGAGCGTGCTGTTCCAGCATCCGGCCGTGGCCGAGGCGGCAGCGGTGGCGGTGCCGCATCCTAAGCTGGGGGAGGACATCCAGGTGTTCGTGGTGTGCCGCAGCGGCATGGGCCCCAGCGCGGAGGAGCTCATGGCCTTCTGCCGCGAGCGGCTGGCCGACTACAAGGTGCCGCGCCGCATCAGCTTCATTGCCGAAATGCCGCGCAATCCCATGGGCAAGATCCTCAAGACGCGGCTGCGCGAGATGGCGCGGGACATGATGTAG
- a CDS encoding enoyl-CoA hydratase/isomerase family protein has protein sequence MTRDDYETIAWSYRGRILYLTLNRPDRLNAVNARLHAELARVFTDAANEEACDVIVLTGAGRGFCAGGDIEWQEGALDDPQAFARTVVEAKQIIFSMLDCEKPIIAKVNGPAVGLGCTLALFCDVIFAAEDAVISDPHVSVGMVAGDGGAVIWPQLVGYARAKEFLMTGDRLSAREAERIGLINRAVPRTELDATVDAFADRLAAGATMAIRWTKASINIGLKQLAHSIMDASLAYEAMTNLSSDHREAVQAFKERRQPVFQGR, from the coding sequence ATGACGCGGGACGACTACGAGACCATCGCTTGGAGCTATCGCGGGCGGATCCTGTATCTCACCCTGAACCGCCCGGACCGCCTGAATGCGGTGAATGCGCGGCTCCATGCCGAGCTGGCGCGGGTGTTCACCGATGCGGCGAACGAGGAGGCCTGCGACGTGATCGTGCTTACCGGCGCGGGCCGGGGCTTCTGCGCGGGCGGCGACATAGAGTGGCAGGAGGGTGCCCTCGATGATCCGCAGGCTTTCGCGCGAACGGTGGTGGAAGCCAAGCAGATCATTTTCTCCATGCTCGATTGCGAGAAGCCGATCATCGCCAAGGTGAATGGTCCGGCGGTGGGGCTCGGCTGCACCCTGGCCCTGTTTTGCGACGTAATCTTCGCGGCAGAGGATGCGGTGATCTCGGACCCCCATGTGAGCGTGGGCATGGTGGCGGGCGATGGCGGGGCGGTGATCTGGCCGCAGCTGGTAGGCTATGCGCGTGCCAAGGAATTCCTGATGACCGGTGACAGGCTCTCCGCGCGCGAGGCGGAGCGCATCGGGCTTATCAACCGCGCCGTGCCGCGGACGGAGCTCGATGCGACAGTGGATGCCTTTGCCGACCGGCTGGCGGCCGGCGCCACCATGGCGATCCGCTGGACCAAGGCCAGCATCAATATCGGGCTGAAGCAGCTGGCCCACAGCATCATGGATGCGTCGCTCGCCTACGAGGCCATGACCAACCTGTCATCCGACCATCGCGAGGCCGTGCAAGCGTTCAAGGAGCGCCGCCAGCCGGTTTTTCAGGGCCGCTGA
- a CDS encoding glucoamylase family protein, producing MQEPSHLAPVTTRPTALSDEALVDLVQRQSFRFFWEGAHPVSGLARDRTTTTGDPDDDIVCSGGSGFAAMALVVGAERGWITRQQAVARLSTMLDCLERATCYHGAFPHFLNGRTGATIPFSRKDDGGDIVETAFLMEGLLCARQYFDADIPAETRLRQRIDLLWRETEWNWYTQGGREVLYWHWSPNNGFAMNHEVRGWNECLVAYVLAAGAPRYAIDPGVYHNGWALNREFLNGHSYYDIELPLGPPMGGPLFFCHYSFSGLDPRGLKDRYADYWQQNLSHTLINYAHCVRNPYGHKGYGPDCWGLTASDDPNGYAAHAPSNDNGVISPTAALSSFPYAPDKAMRALRHFYHTLGDRIWGRFGFVDAFSLNDDWYAQTFLAIDQGPVVTMIENHRSGLLWRLFMSAPEVQTGLRRLGFTSPHLGNDGTPVA from the coding sequence ATGCAAGAGCCCTCGCATTTGGCACCTGTCACCACGCGCCCGACTGCCCTCTCGGACGAGGCACTGGTCGATCTTGTCCAGCGGCAGAGCTTCCGTTTCTTTTGGGAAGGTGCCCATCCGGTGAGCGGTCTCGCCCGCGACCGGACCACGACCACGGGAGATCCGGATGACGACATCGTCTGCAGCGGCGGCTCAGGCTTTGCCGCAATGGCCCTCGTCGTTGGTGCCGAGCGGGGCTGGATCACGCGGCAACAGGCGGTTGCCAGGCTCTCCACCATGCTCGACTGCCTGGAGCGGGCGACCTGCTACCACGGCGCCTTCCCCCACTTCCTGAACGGCCGCACCGGCGCCACCATTCCCTTCTCGCGCAAGGACGACGGCGGAGACATTGTCGAGACGGCGTTCCTGATGGAAGGGCTGCTCTGCGCCCGGCAGTATTTCGACGCCGATATCCCGGCTGAAACGCGCTTGCGCCAGCGGATCGACCTGCTGTGGCGGGAAACGGAGTGGAACTGGTACACCCAAGGCGGGCGCGAGGTGCTTTATTGGCACTGGAGCCCCAATAATGGCTTTGCCATGAACCATGAGGTGCGCGGCTGGAACGAGTGCCTGGTGGCCTATGTACTGGCCGCCGGCGCGCCGCGATATGCGATCGATCCCGGCGTGTATCACAACGGTTGGGCGCTCAACCGCGAGTTTCTCAATGGCCATAGCTATTATGATATCGAGCTGCCGTTGGGACCTCCCATGGGCGGGCCGTTGTTCTTCTGCCACTACAGCTTTTCCGGGCTCGATCCGCGCGGACTCAAGGATCGCTATGCTGATTACTGGCAGCAGAACCTCAGCCACACCCTGATCAACTACGCTCACTGCGTGCGCAACCCCTATGGCCACAAAGGCTATGGGCCGGACTGCTGGGGGCTCACCGCGAGCGATGACCCGAACGGCTATGCGGCACATGCGCCCAGCAACGACAACGGCGTGATCTCGCCGACCGCCGCCCTGTCGAGCTTTCCCTATGCGCCGGACAAGGCCATGCGCGCGCTGCGCCACTTCTATCACACGCTGGGCGACCGCATCTGGGGCCGCTTCGGCTTCGTGGACGCCTTCTCCCTGAACGACGACTGGTATGCGCAAACCTTCCTGGCGATCGACCAGGGGCCGGTGGTCACCATGATCGAGAACCACCGGAGCGGCCTGCTGTGGCGGCTGTTCATGAGCGCGCCGGAAGTGCAGACCGGGCTGCGGCGGCTCGGGTTCACCAGCCCTCACCTGGGTAATGACGGCACACCGGTGGCATAG